A portion of the Betta splendens chromosome 2, fBetSpl5.4, whole genome shotgun sequence genome contains these proteins:
- the atp1b1b gene encoding sodium/potassium-transporting ATPase subunit beta-1b isoform X2 has translation MLLTLSNYKPTWQDRVAPPGLSHTPKSEKAEVTFNLNDVETYLPYAKAMRDFLSNYDEDKQKDQMKYEDCGDDPADYKNRGDLESDVGVRKACRFNRRLLGPCSGIEDREFGYKEGKPCLIVKLNRIVNFRPKPPSSNESIPEDAQPKVQPNLIPLYCTNKKEEDAGKIGEIKYYGIGGGFPLQYYPYYGKLLHDHYLQPLVALQFTNLTMNTELRIECKVFGDNIGYSEKDRYQGRFDIKIQINDL, from the exons ATGCTGCTCACCCTGAGCAACTACAAGCCCACCTGGCAGGACAGAGTCGCACCCCCTG gcctctcacacacaccaaagTCAGAGAAGGCTGAAGTTACCTTCAACCTCAATGATGTGGAGACGTACCTGCCTTACGCCAAGGCTATGAGGGATTTCCTGTCCAACTATGACGAGGACAAACAGAAGGACCAAATGAAGTATGAGGACTGTGGAG ACGACCCTGCGGATTACAAGAACCGCGGCGACTTGGAGAGTGACGTGGGCGTTAGGAAGGCCTGCCGTTTCAACAGGAGGCTCCTGGGACCATGTTCCGGCATCGAGGACCGCGAGTTCGGCTACAAGGAGGGAAAGCCCTGCCTGATCGTAAAGCTCAACAGGATCGTCAATTTCCGTCCAAAG CCTCCTAGCAGTAATGAAAGCATCCCTGAGGATGCTCAGCCCAAGGTTCAGCCCAACCTCATCCCTCTGTACTGCACAAACAAG AAAGAGGAGGACGCTGGTAAAATCGGGGAGATTAAGTACTACGGCATTGGCGGCGGTTTCCCCCTGCAGTATTACCCGTACTACGGCAAGCTGCTCCACGACCATTACCTGCAGCCGCTGGTGGCGCTGCAGTTCACCAACCTGACCATGAACACTGAGCTGCGCATCGAGTGCAAGGTGTTTGGGGACAACATCGGCTATAGCGAAAAGGACCGCTACCAGGGACGCTTTGATATCAAAATCCAGATTAACGATTTATGA
- the LOC114869751 gene encoding DDRGK domain-containing protein 1-like yields the protein MDVVLYLIAAAILIVLIAFAVKVRRKTQDADEEQQRDVVRAAGPPPRAAEERGEGMPRRRRNMATAMAHRRPQREAVEHVEEQVAEEEAGEEEQQNFQPTAKIGAKKQRKLEEKQAKKAQREAELEEREERKRMQELREQERRQEEERERLQEQKQEEMERRAKEEQERQEEEEYLKLKASFIVEDQGEEEQLSEDQSRNLLQEFIQYIQNNKVVLLEDLASHFGMRTQDAIARLQDLLADGSLTGVIDDRGKFISITSEEMDSVARFIKQRGRVSITELAQASNSLINLNPESRSNA from the exons ATGGACGTAGTGCTGTATCTGATAGCGGCGGCTATTCTCATTGTCCTCATTGCGTTCGCGGTAAAGGTCCGGAGGAAAACTCAGGACG ctgatgaggagcagcagcgggatGTTGTCCGAGCTGCGGGTCCTCCTCcgcgagcagcagaggagcgagGAGAAGGCATGCCCCGCAGGAGGAGGAACATGGCCACAGCGATGGCTCACAGGCGACCACAAAGAGAGGCTGTGGAACATG TGGAGGAACAGGTggctgaagaggaggcaggggaggaggagcagcaaaaCTTCCAACCAACTGCAAAAATAGGAgccaagaagcagaggaagctggaggagaaacaggcTAAGAAAGCCCAGAGAGAG gCAGAGttggaagagagggaggagaggaagaggatgcagGAGCTTAGGGAGCAGGAGAGACgacaggaagaagagagagagcggctgcaggaacagaaacag GAGGAAATGGAACGTCGGGCCAAAGAAGAACAggagagacaagaggaggaggagtaccTAAAACTTAAGGCCTCCTTCATCGTAGAGGaccagggagaggaggagcagctcagtgaagaCCAG tcACGAAATCTGTTGCAAGAATTCATCCAGTACATTCAG AACAATAAGGTGGTTCTCTTGGAGGACCTGGCTTCTCATTTTGGCATGAGGACACAGGATGCTATTGCCAGACTACAGGACCTGCTAGCAGACGGTTCCCTTACTG GAGTGATTGATGACAGAGGAAAGTTTATCTCCATCACTTCAGAGGAGATGGACTCAGTGGCTCGGTTCATCAAACAGAGAGGCAGGGTTTCCATCACAGAGCTGGCCCAAGCCAGTAACTCTCTCATCAACCTGAACCCTGAGAGCCGCAGCAACGCCTGA
- the LOC114844375 gene encoding ubiquitin-protein ligase E3A isoform X1 — translation MNSDEKEDCECAPPQAETSPAGGSDREYEEPEIENPEASRMKRAAAKHLIERYYHQLTEGCGNESCSNSWCASSVGFSRMDNNAAAVKALELYKVNSKLCDPHPSKKGTASAYLESSNSACSNRKLNHKDVNSVRDNFKDVNYLTEEKVYEILDICGEKEDYSPLIRVIGRVFSSAEGLVQSFRKSKPHTKEELKSLQGKDEDKDEDEKETAVCSATAMEEDSPTSSSSRLGEGSSGDNDVPKLAPDEVSVDIEAVRRVYERLLSNEKIEAAFLNALVYLSPNVECDLTYHNVYSRDPNYLNLFVIVMENSNLHSPEYLEIALPQFCKAMSKLPLAAQAKLARLWSHYSAEQIRRMIETFQQLITYKVISNEFNSRNLVNDDDAVVAATKCLKIIYYANVLGGDLDVEHNEEEDEEPIPESSELTLQELLGEERRNKKGPRVDPLETELGIRTNDCRRPLVPFEEFVNEPLNEVLEMDKDYTFFKVETENKFSFMTCPFILNAVTKNLGLYYDNRIRMYSERRITVLYSLVQGQQLNPYLRLKVRRDHIIDDALVRLEMIAMENPADLKKQLYVEFEGEQGVDEGGVSKEFFQLVVEEIFNPDIGMFTYDEGTKLFWFNPSSFENEGQYTLIGIVLGLAIYNNCILDVHFPMVVYRKLMGKKGTFRDLADANPVLYQSLKELLEYEGSVEEDMMITFQISQTDLFGNPLMYDLRENGDKIPVTNENRKEFVAQYADYMLNKSVEKQFKAFRRGFHMVTNESPLKYLFRPEEIELLICGSRNLDFLALEETTEYDGGYNRDSRIIKEFWETLHSFGEEQKRLFLQFTTGTDRAPVGGLGKLKMIIAKNGPDTDRLPTSHTCFNVLLLPEYSNKEKLRERLLKAITYAKGFGML, via the exons ATGAATTCCGACGAGAAGGAGGACTGTGAGTGTGCGCCACCACAGGCCGAGACTAGCCCAGCAGGAGGATCCGATAG AGAATACGAGGAGCCTGAAATAGAAAACCCAGAAGCAAGCCGAAT GAAGCGAGCAGCTGCCAAACATCTAATAGAACGCTATTACCACCAGTTAACAGAGGGCTGTGGGAATGAGTCGTGCTCCAACTCGTGGTGTGCCTCGTCGGTCGGCTTCAGCCGCATGGATAACAATGCAGCGGCAGTCAAAGCCTTGGAGCTCTACAAGGTCAACTCTAAGTTGTGTGACCCGCACCCGTCGAAGAAAGGCACGGCTTCAGCGTACCTGGAGAGTAGCAACTCAGCctgcagcaacaggaagctCAACCACAAAGATGTTAACTCTGTGCGGGACAATTTCAAAG ATGTAAATTACTTGACAGAGGAAAAAGTGTATGAGATCTTGGACATCTGTGGAGAGAAGGAGGACTATTCACCTCTGATCAGGGTAATAGGTCGGGTGTTCTCCAGTGCCGAAGGTCTGGTGCAGAGCTTCCGGAAGTCCAAGCCTCACACCAAGGAGGAGCTCAAGTCTCTTCAAGGTAAAGATGAGGACAAGGACGAGGATGAGAAGGAGACAGCGGTCTGCTCTGCTACAGCGATGGAGGAGGACTCCCCCACTTCCTCTTCATCAAGGCTAGGAGAGGGCTCCTCAGGGGACAACGACGTTCCAAAACTTGCCCCGGACGAGGTGTCAGTGGACATTGAAGCTGTACGGCGAGTTTACGAGCGCCTGCTGTCCAATGAAAAGATAGAAGCCGCCTTCCTGAATGCCCTGGTCTACCTCTCACCGAATGTAGAGTGCGACCTGACGTACCATAATGTGTATTCACGAGACCCAAACTACCTGAACCTGTTTGTAATAGTGATGGAAAACAGCAACCTCCACAGTCCAGAGTACCTGGAGATTGCACTCCCACAGTTCTGTAAGGCCATGAGCAAACTACCACTGGCAGCTCAGGCCAAGTTGGCACGCTTGTGGTCACACTACAGCGCCGAGCAGATCAGACGCATGATCGAGACTTTCCAGCAGCTTATTACCTACAAAGTAATCAGTAATGAATTTAACAGTCGTAACCTTGTCAATGATGACGACGCAGTGGTGGCAGCCACCAAGTGCTTGAAGATCATCTACTATGCAAACGTGCTGGGTGGTGACCTCGACGTTGAGCACAAcgaggaagaagatgaggagcCCATCCCAGAGTCCAGCGAGCTCaccctgcaggagctgctgggggAAGAGCGGCGGAACAAGAAGGGGCCTCGGGTGGATCCACTGGAGACGGAGTTGGGAATTCGCACCAATGACTGCCGGCGGCCGCTCGTTCCCTTCGAGGAATTTGTGAATGAGCCTCTGAATGAGGTGCTTGAGATGGACAAGGACTACACTTTCTTTAAGgttgaaacagaaaacaagttTTCGTTCATGACCTGCCCCTTCATCCTCAATGCTGTTACGAAGAACCTGGGTCTGTACTATGACAACCGCATCCGCATGTACAGTGAGCGGCGCATCACTGTGCTCTACAGCTTGGTACAGGGTCAGCAGCTGAATCCTTATCTGAGGCTCAAAGTGCGCAGAGACCACATCATTGATGATGCTCTTGTCAGG CTGGAAATGATCGCAATGGAGAATCCTGCAGACCTGAAGAAGCAGCTGTATGTGGAGTTTGAAGGAGAGcaaggtgttgatgaaggaggTGTTTCCAAAGAGTTCTTTcagctggtggtggaggaaaTCTTCAACCCAGATATTG gCATGTTCACATACGATGAGGGCACCAAACTGTTCTGGTTCAACCCATCATCGTTTGAAAACGAGGGCCAGTACACTCTGATTGGCATCGTTCTTGGTCTGGCCATCTACAACAACTGCATTCTTGATGTCCACTTCCCTATGGTTGTCTACAGGAAGCTCATGGGCAAGAAAGGAACGTTCAGGGACTTGGCCGACGCCAACCCA GTTTTGTACCAGagtctgaaggagctgctggagtaTGAGGGCAGCGTGGAGGAGGACATGATGATCACTTTCCAGATTTCACAGACAGATCTGTTCGGAAACCCACTTATGTACGACTTAAGGGAAAACGGGGACAAGATTCCAGTcaccaatgaaaacagaaag gagtttGTGGCCCAGTATGCAGACTACATGCTGAACAAAAGTGTGGAGAAGCAGTTCAAAGCATTCAGGAGAGGCTTTCACATGGTCACCAACGAGTCACCGCTCAAGTACCTGTTCAGACCAGAAGAAATTGAGCTGCTTATTTGTGGAAGCAGG AACCTAGACTTCCTAGCACTTGAAGAAACAACAGAATACGACGGCGGTTACAACAGAGATTCACGAATCATCAA GGAGTTTTGGGAGACATTGCACTCGTTCGGTGAGGAGCAGAAGCGCCTCTTTTTACAGTTCACCACTGGCACTGACAGAGCACCTGTGGGTGGGCTCGGCAAGCTGAAGATGATCATTGCTAAGAATGGACCCGACACAGACAG GTTACCGACATCTCACACTTGCTTTAACGTGCTTCTGCTGCCTGAGTACAGCAACAAGGAGAAGCTGCGGGAGAGACTGCTGAAAGCCATCACCTATGCCAAAGGGTTTGGCATGCTCTGA
- the atp1b1b gene encoding sodium/potassium-transporting ATPase subunit beta-1b isoform X1: MPANKDDGGWKKFLWNSEKGELLGRTGGSWLKIILFYVIFYGCLAAIFIGTIQAMLLTLSNYKPTWQDRVAPPGLSHTPKSEKAEVTFNLNDVETYLPYAKAMRDFLSNYDEDKQKDQMKYEDCGDDPADYKNRGDLESDVGVRKACRFNRRLLGPCSGIEDREFGYKEGKPCLIVKLNRIVNFRPKPPSSNESIPEDAQPKVQPNLIPLYCTNKKEEDAGKIGEIKYYGIGGGFPLQYYPYYGKLLHDHYLQPLVALQFTNLTMNTELRIECKVFGDNIGYSEKDRYQGRFDIKIQINDL; the protein is encoded by the exons ATGCCTGCAAACAAAGACGACGGTGGATGGAAAAAGTTCCTGTGGAATTCGGAGAAAGGGGAGCTGCTGGGTCGAACCGGCGGTAGCTGGC TGAAAATTATTCTATTCTACGTCATCTTCTATGGCTGCCTGGCTGCCATCTTCATCGGCACCATCCAGGCCATGCTGCTCACCCTGAGCAACTACAAGCCCACCTGGCAGGACAGAGTCGCACCCCCTG gcctctcacacacaccaaagTCAGAGAAGGCTGAAGTTACCTTCAACCTCAATGATGTGGAGACGTACCTGCCTTACGCCAAGGCTATGAGGGATTTCCTGTCCAACTATGACGAGGACAAACAGAAGGACCAAATGAAGTATGAGGACTGTGGAG ACGACCCTGCGGATTACAAGAACCGCGGCGACTTGGAGAGTGACGTGGGCGTTAGGAAGGCCTGCCGTTTCAACAGGAGGCTCCTGGGACCATGTTCCGGCATCGAGGACCGCGAGTTCGGCTACAAGGAGGGAAAGCCCTGCCTGATCGTAAAGCTCAACAGGATCGTCAATTTCCGTCCAAAG CCTCCTAGCAGTAATGAAAGCATCCCTGAGGATGCTCAGCCCAAGGTTCAGCCCAACCTCATCCCTCTGTACTGCACAAACAAG AAAGAGGAGGACGCTGGTAAAATCGGGGAGATTAAGTACTACGGCATTGGCGGCGGTTTCCCCCTGCAGTATTACCCGTACTACGGCAAGCTGCTCCACGACCATTACCTGCAGCCGCTGGTGGCGCTGCAGTTCACCAACCTGACCATGAACACTGAGCTGCGCATCGAGTGCAAGGTGTTTGGGGACAACATCGGCTATAGCGAAAAGGACCGCTACCAGGGACGCTTTGATATCAAAATCCAGATTAACGATTTATGA
- the LOC114844386 gene encoding cyclic nucleotide-gated channel cone photoreceptor subunit alpha-like yields MDIEEQTSLLGTGLVSRMFHMLRSARSSVAPAEDGLRRRGSDAQRLLAAHNMNNCNNNDGKKDEKKDEKKDEKKDEKKDEKKDEKKDEKKDEKKDEKKDEKKDDKKDDKKDDKKDDKKDDKKEEPKEVWIMDPATDMYYYWLCTISIPVFYNLMFLVARSCFNQLQGANTTMWLVMDYTSDILYLIDTFVRARTGFLEQGLLVKDAKVLKEKYMKTPQFKLDILSMLPTDIVFIGIGINNPEWRFNRLFRLARLFEFFDRTETRTNFPNIFRIANLVLYIIIIIHWNACLFFAISKTIGFGSDTWVYPSFKKPGFDTLTRQYIYCFYWSTLTLTTIGETPPPVRDIEYFFVVADFLTGVLIFATIVGNVGAMISNMSAARVEFQAKIDSIKQYMHFRKVTKDLETRVVKWFDYLWTEEKTCDERQVLKNLPDKLKAEIAINVHLETLSKVRIFQDCEAGLLIELVLKLQPQVFSPGDYICKKGDIGKEMYIIKEGKLAVVADDGITQFVVLSDGAYFGEISILGIKGSKAGNRRTANIRSVGYSDLFALSKDDLMEALIEYPDAKYALEEKGRAILMKDNLIDESLIGIVDAKDLEDKVNKIEANYEVMAAKLRKLTDNYESCQRKLKQRLTNMSNQVRTLRVEE; encoded by the exons ATGGACATAGAGGAGCAGACTTCTTTGTTGGGGACAGGACTGGTGTCCAG GATGTTCCACATGCTACGGTCTGCACGGAGCAGTGTTGCTCCTGCAGAGGACGGCTTGAGGCGCAGAGGAAG TGATGCCCAGCGGCTCCTGGCTGCACACAACATGAACAACTGCAACAACAACGATGG AAAAAAGGATGAGAAAAAGGATGAGAAGAAGGATGAGAAGAAAGATGAGAAGAAAGACGAGAAAAAAGATGAGAAGAAAGACGAGAAGAAAGACGAGAAGAAAGACGAGAAGAAAGACGAGAAGAAGGACGATAAAAAAGACGACAAGAAAGATGACAAGAAAGATGACAAAAAAGACGACAAGAAGGAGGAGCC AAAGGAAGTGTGGATCATGGACCCTGCCACAGACATGTACTACTACTGGCTGTGCACAATATCCATCCCAGTGTTCTACAACCTGATGTTCCTGGTTGCTAG GTCCTGCTTCAACCAGCTGCAGGGTGCTAATACAACCATGTGGCTGGTTATGGACTACACTTCAGATATCCTCTACCTCATTGACACCTTTGTCAGAGCCAGGACAG GTTTTCTGGAGCAAGGACTTCTTGTAAAGGACGCAAAGGTCCTGAAAGAGAAGTACATGAAGACGCCCCAGTTCAAGTTAGACATCCTGTCCATGCTCCCCACTGACATTGTCTTCATTGGCATTGGCATCAACAACCCAGAGTGGAGGTTCAACCGCCTCTTCAGGTTGGCCCGGCTGTTTGAGTTCTTCGACCGGACAGAGACGCGAACCAACTTCCCCAACATCTTCCGAATTGCCAATCTCGTACTTTATATCATCATAATCATCCACTGGAACGCCTGCCTTTTCTTCGCCATCTCCAAGACGATAGGCTTTGGCTCAGACACCTGGGTCTACCCCTCCTTCAAGAAGCCCGGTTTTGACACACTCACGAGACAGTACATCTACTGCTTTTACTGGTCTACTCTCACTCTGACCACCATCGGCGAGACGCCTCCACCGGTCCGAGACATTGAGTACTTCTTCGTGGTAGCCGACTTCCTGACTGGGGTTCTGATCTTTGCTACGATCGTAGGCAACGTGGGCGCCATGATTTCCAACATGAGTGCTGCCCGAGTAGAGTTCCAGGCCAAGATCGACTCCATCAAACAGTACATGCATTTCCGAAAGGTCACCAAAGACCTGGAGACGAGGGTGGTGAAGTGGTTCGACTACCTGTGGACAGAGGAGAAGACCTGCGACGAGAGGCAGGTGCTGAAGAACCTGCCGGACAAGTTGAAGGCTGAGATTGCCATCAACGTACACCTGGAGACCCTCAGTAAAGTGCGCATCTTTCAAGACTGCGAGGCAGGTTTGCTGATCGAGTTGGTGCTGAAGCTCCAGCCTCAGGTTTTCAGTCCTGGGGACTACATCTGTAAGAAAGGAGACATTGGTAAGGAAATGTACATCATAAAAGAAGGGAAGCTGGCTGTTGTGGCGGATGACGGGATCACGCAGTTTGTTGTCCTCAGTGACGGAGCCTACTTTGGAGAAATCAGTATCCTTGGTATCAAAGGCAGTAAGGCAGGAAATCGAAGAACAGCCAACATCCGAAGCGTGGGCTACTCCGATCTGTTCGCCCTGTCCAAAGACGATCTGATGGAGGCGCTCATCGAATACCCTGATGCCAAGTATgcgctggaggagaagggaagGGCCATTCTGATGAAGGATAACCTCATAGACGAGTCCCTGATTGGCATAGTTGACGCCAAAGATCTGGAGGACAAAGTCAACAAGATTGAAGCCAACTACGAGGTGATGGCAGCCAAACTGAGGAAGCTGACAGACAACTATGAGTCCTGCCAGCGCAAACTCAAGCAGCGGCTCACAAATATGTCCAATCAGGTCCGAACCCTTCGAGTCGAAGAGTAG
- the LOC114844375 gene encoding ubiquitin-protein ligase E3A isoform X2, producing MKRAAAKHLIERYYHQLTEGCGNESCSNSWCASSVGFSRMDNNAAAVKALELYKVNSKLCDPHPSKKGTASAYLESSNSACSNRKLNHKDVNSVRDNFKDVNYLTEEKVYEILDICGEKEDYSPLIRVIGRVFSSAEGLVQSFRKSKPHTKEELKSLQGKDEDKDEDEKETAVCSATAMEEDSPTSSSSRLGEGSSGDNDVPKLAPDEVSVDIEAVRRVYERLLSNEKIEAAFLNALVYLSPNVECDLTYHNVYSRDPNYLNLFVIVMENSNLHSPEYLEIALPQFCKAMSKLPLAAQAKLARLWSHYSAEQIRRMIETFQQLITYKVISNEFNSRNLVNDDDAVVAATKCLKIIYYANVLGGDLDVEHNEEEDEEPIPESSELTLQELLGEERRNKKGPRVDPLETELGIRTNDCRRPLVPFEEFVNEPLNEVLEMDKDYTFFKVETENKFSFMTCPFILNAVTKNLGLYYDNRIRMYSERRITVLYSLVQGQQLNPYLRLKVRRDHIIDDALVRLEMIAMENPADLKKQLYVEFEGEQGVDEGGVSKEFFQLVVEEIFNPDIGMFTYDEGTKLFWFNPSSFENEGQYTLIGIVLGLAIYNNCILDVHFPMVVYRKLMGKKGTFRDLADANPVLYQSLKELLEYEGSVEEDMMITFQISQTDLFGNPLMYDLRENGDKIPVTNENRKEFVAQYADYMLNKSVEKQFKAFRRGFHMVTNESPLKYLFRPEEIELLICGSRNLDFLALEETTEYDGGYNRDSRIIKEFWETLHSFGEEQKRLFLQFTTGTDRAPVGGLGKLKMIIAKNGPDTDRLPTSHTCFNVLLLPEYSNKEKLRERLLKAITYAKGFGML from the exons AT GAAGCGAGCAGCTGCCAAACATCTAATAGAACGCTATTACCACCAGTTAACAGAGGGCTGTGGGAATGAGTCGTGCTCCAACTCGTGGTGTGCCTCGTCGGTCGGCTTCAGCCGCATGGATAACAATGCAGCGGCAGTCAAAGCCTTGGAGCTCTACAAGGTCAACTCTAAGTTGTGTGACCCGCACCCGTCGAAGAAAGGCACGGCTTCAGCGTACCTGGAGAGTAGCAACTCAGCctgcagcaacaggaagctCAACCACAAAGATGTTAACTCTGTGCGGGACAATTTCAAAG ATGTAAATTACTTGACAGAGGAAAAAGTGTATGAGATCTTGGACATCTGTGGAGAGAAGGAGGACTATTCACCTCTGATCAGGGTAATAGGTCGGGTGTTCTCCAGTGCCGAAGGTCTGGTGCAGAGCTTCCGGAAGTCCAAGCCTCACACCAAGGAGGAGCTCAAGTCTCTTCAAGGTAAAGATGAGGACAAGGACGAGGATGAGAAGGAGACAGCGGTCTGCTCTGCTACAGCGATGGAGGAGGACTCCCCCACTTCCTCTTCATCAAGGCTAGGAGAGGGCTCCTCAGGGGACAACGACGTTCCAAAACTTGCCCCGGACGAGGTGTCAGTGGACATTGAAGCTGTACGGCGAGTTTACGAGCGCCTGCTGTCCAATGAAAAGATAGAAGCCGCCTTCCTGAATGCCCTGGTCTACCTCTCACCGAATGTAGAGTGCGACCTGACGTACCATAATGTGTATTCACGAGACCCAAACTACCTGAACCTGTTTGTAATAGTGATGGAAAACAGCAACCTCCACAGTCCAGAGTACCTGGAGATTGCACTCCCACAGTTCTGTAAGGCCATGAGCAAACTACCACTGGCAGCTCAGGCCAAGTTGGCACGCTTGTGGTCACACTACAGCGCCGAGCAGATCAGACGCATGATCGAGACTTTCCAGCAGCTTATTACCTACAAAGTAATCAGTAATGAATTTAACAGTCGTAACCTTGTCAATGATGACGACGCAGTGGTGGCAGCCACCAAGTGCTTGAAGATCATCTACTATGCAAACGTGCTGGGTGGTGACCTCGACGTTGAGCACAAcgaggaagaagatgaggagcCCATCCCAGAGTCCAGCGAGCTCaccctgcaggagctgctgggggAAGAGCGGCGGAACAAGAAGGGGCCTCGGGTGGATCCACTGGAGACGGAGTTGGGAATTCGCACCAATGACTGCCGGCGGCCGCTCGTTCCCTTCGAGGAATTTGTGAATGAGCCTCTGAATGAGGTGCTTGAGATGGACAAGGACTACACTTTCTTTAAGgttgaaacagaaaacaagttTTCGTTCATGACCTGCCCCTTCATCCTCAATGCTGTTACGAAGAACCTGGGTCTGTACTATGACAACCGCATCCGCATGTACAGTGAGCGGCGCATCACTGTGCTCTACAGCTTGGTACAGGGTCAGCAGCTGAATCCTTATCTGAGGCTCAAAGTGCGCAGAGACCACATCATTGATGATGCTCTTGTCAGG CTGGAAATGATCGCAATGGAGAATCCTGCAGACCTGAAGAAGCAGCTGTATGTGGAGTTTGAAGGAGAGcaaggtgttgatgaaggaggTGTTTCCAAAGAGTTCTTTcagctggtggtggaggaaaTCTTCAACCCAGATATTG gCATGTTCACATACGATGAGGGCACCAAACTGTTCTGGTTCAACCCATCATCGTTTGAAAACGAGGGCCAGTACACTCTGATTGGCATCGTTCTTGGTCTGGCCATCTACAACAACTGCATTCTTGATGTCCACTTCCCTATGGTTGTCTACAGGAAGCTCATGGGCAAGAAAGGAACGTTCAGGGACTTGGCCGACGCCAACCCA GTTTTGTACCAGagtctgaaggagctgctggagtaTGAGGGCAGCGTGGAGGAGGACATGATGATCACTTTCCAGATTTCACAGACAGATCTGTTCGGAAACCCACTTATGTACGACTTAAGGGAAAACGGGGACAAGATTCCAGTcaccaatgaaaacagaaag gagtttGTGGCCCAGTATGCAGACTACATGCTGAACAAAAGTGTGGAGAAGCAGTTCAAAGCATTCAGGAGAGGCTTTCACATGGTCACCAACGAGTCACCGCTCAAGTACCTGTTCAGACCAGAAGAAATTGAGCTGCTTATTTGTGGAAGCAGG AACCTAGACTTCCTAGCACTTGAAGAAACAACAGAATACGACGGCGGTTACAACAGAGATTCACGAATCATCAA GGAGTTTTGGGAGACATTGCACTCGTTCGGTGAGGAGCAGAAGCGCCTCTTTTTACAGTTCACCACTGGCACTGACAGAGCACCTGTGGGTGGGCTCGGCAAGCTGAAGATGATCATTGCTAAGAATGGACCCGACACAGACAG GTTACCGACATCTCACACTTGCTTTAACGTGCTTCTGCTGCCTGAGTACAGCAACAAGGAGAAGCTGCGGGAGAGACTGCTGAAAGCCATCACCTATGCCAAAGGGTTTGGCATGCTCTGA